A single candidate division SR1 bacterium Aalborg_AAW-1 DNA region contains:
- the epsG_1 gene encoding Type II secretion system protein G precursor, producing MRIKKGFTLIELIIVIVMIGILSAALLPKIIGIQARARDVQRRTDQQTIATALMLYYTDNKIYPTGECNASVEYINTVYPTVCKRNQPYATTGFTEYSYLETGFLDQLERIYLTSVPKDPSHPNKTYSYTFDPTANNADVNYISTHCGQSGFSAVASIGIYPEKRRIGDIVRSCPDGTPREYASSGTPKNINRYNFMRTMWIYDDRYKPIGDKTVPGECFDEKKNANCL from the coding sequence ATGCGTATAAAAAAATGATTTACCTTAATAGAATTGATTATTGTCATTGTTATGATTGGTATTTTGAGCGCAGCGTTATTGCCTAAGATTATAGGTATTCAAGCAAGAGCAAGAGACGTTCAAAGAAGAACAGATCAACAAACCATAGCAACAGCTCTTATGCTTTATTACACAGATAATAAAATATATCCCACTGGAGAATGTAATGCTTCAGTTGAATATATTAATACGGTATATCCCACAGTATGTAAACGAAATCAACCTTATGCGACGACATGATTTACTGAATATAGTTATTTAGAAACATGATTTTTGGACCAACTTGAAAGAATATATCTTACTTCCGTTCCTAAAGACCCTTCTCATCCGAATAAAACATATAGTTATACCTTTGATCCAACTGCAAATAATGCGGATGTAAATTATATTAGTACACATTGTGGGCAAAGCTGATTTAGTGCTGTTGCATCGATCTGAATTTATCCTGAAAAAAGACGTATAGGTGATATTGTAAGATCTTGCCCTGACGGAACTCCTCGAGAGTATGCTTCTAGTTGAACACCTAAAAATATTAATAGATATAATTTCATGAGAACAATGTGGATTTATGATGATAGATATAAGCCTATTGGTGATAAAACTGTTCCATGAGAGTGTTTTGATGAGAAAAAAAATGCAAATTGTTTATAG
- a CDS encoding VIT family protein, which produces MSDNQLLSKNEKMLKNISGYIGEVVYGGIDGIVTTFAVVAGFVGAGASATLGDIGPLAVVLFGLANLFGDGVSMGLGKYLSTKSEQDIYHREWNNEKVATTEYHEKKYTDTVAILMEQGVEQIEAEQMTDIMVKHPELWIKWQMDNVVGMPDVRDEKPIAQGLITLFSFIVFGAIPLIPYIFLGEGYDYWTISLVMTGGSLILLGIVRWYITKMNFIGTVAQMVVLGTVAAAVAYWTGDIVMKLQ; this is translated from the coding sequence ATGTCAGACAACCAATTACTATCTAAAAATGAAAAAATGCTCAAGAATATATCAGGCTATATTGGAGAGGTTGTCTATGGATGAATTGATGGAATTGTGACAACCTTTGCTGTGGTGGCAGGGTTTGTGGGAGCCGGAGCATCCGCTACATTAGGAGATATATGACCTCTCGCTGTCGTCCTTTTCGGTCTGGCAAATCTTTTTGGAGATGGTGTCTCTATGGGATTGGGTAAATATTTATCCACCAAGAGCGAACAAGACATTTATCATCGTGAATGGAATAATGAAAAAGTAGCTACTACAGAATACCATGAAAAAAAATATACTGACACAGTTGCGATATTGATGGAACAGTGAGTAGAACAGATTGAAGCCGAACAGATGACAGATATTATGGTCAAACATCCGGAACTTTGGATAAAATGGCAGATGGATAATGTTGTATGAATGCCTGATGTTCGTGATGAAAAACCTATTGCACAATGATTGATTACCTTGTTCTCGTTTATTGTATTTGGTGCTATACCGTTGATACCTTACATTTTCTTGTGAGAGGGCTATGACTATTGGACTATATCTCTTGTAATGACAGGCTGATCATTGATTCTCTTAGGTATCGTACGTTGGTATATTACTAAAATGAATTTTATCGGTACGGTAGCACAGATGGTAGTACTATGAACCGTAGCAGCAGCAGTTGCCTATTGGACGGGTGATATTGTTATGAAATTGCAATAA
- a CDS encoding phosphoserine phosphatase → MILLLDLDSTLVAEEGCNTLAQWKGVGDQVARITQQTMDGTMDFNTAFPQKLELIRPSYQDLDKLGEFLLDYVSEDWKQVVALLQSQGVKIGILSQGYTRSSLPVAQLLNIDPEWIFALHFHHAEDGRYQGLDMTQDLMYYDGKRKVIQKLRESYPDETIVFSGDSLGDYESGQIADVFIAYAGVIARPKVTAIAEYIAYSPQELYDYIKSLL, encoded by the coding sequence ATGATTTTGTTATTAGATTTGGATAGTACCTTGGTGGCTGAAGAAGGATGTAATACATTAGCACAATGGAAGTGAGTAGGAGATCAAGTGGCTCGTATTACACAACAGACGATGGATGGAACGATGGACTTCAATACTGCATTCCCACAAAAATTAGAACTTATTAGACCATCATATCAAGATTTAGATAAACTCGGAGAGTTTTTATTAGATTATGTGAGTGAAGATTGGAAACAAGTAGTAGCTCTTTTGCAATCTCAAGGAGTAAAAATTGGTATTTTATCTCAAGGATATACACGTAGTTCATTACCTGTAGCACAATTGCTCAATATTGACCCTGAATGGATCTTTGCCCTGCATTTTCATCACGCTGAAGATGGAAGGTATCAGTGACTCGACATGACACAAGATCTCATGTACTATGATTGAAAGAGAAAGGTGATACAAAAACTTAGAGAAAGCTATCCTGATGAAACAATAGTCTTCTCTTGAGATAGTCTCTGAGACTACGAATCTGGTCAGATAGCTGATGTATTCATTGCTTATGCAGGAGTGATTGCTAGACCCAAGGTAACTGCAATAGCAGAATATATTGCATATTCGCCACAAGAACTCTATGATTATATCAAATCATTGCTTTAA